The following coding sequences lie in one Spinacia oleracea cultivar Varoflay chromosome 1, BTI_SOV_V1, whole genome shotgun sequence genomic window:
- the LOC110783908 gene encoding uncharacterized protein, which translates to MEWRKCYLDLLLVPTGFLIMTAYHIWLWNKVRTQPLSTIIGTNSHARRYWALAIMKDNEKKNILAVQTIRNTIMGSTLMATTSILLCSGLAAILSSTYSIKKPLNDAVYGAHGEFMMALKYVTLLLIFLFSFMCYSISIRFINQVNFLINTPQHDLIAAKIPPSYVCDLLEKGFVLNTVANRLFYSALPILLWIFGPILVFLCSVALIPVFYNIDIVFESNMGKGDHEMMNGDFFSV; encoded by the exons ATGGAGTGGAGAAAATGTTATTTGGATTTACTATTGGTGCCTACTGGTTTCTTAATTATGACTGCCTATCATATATGGTTATGGAATAAGGTTAGAACTCAGCCACTCTCCACCATCATCGGCACGAATTCTCATGCACGGCGATATTGGGCTTTAGCCATTATGAAG GATAATGAAAAGAAGAACATCCTAGCCGTTCAAACAATAAGGAACACAATCATGGGATCAACCCTAATGGCCACCACTTCCATCCTCCTATGCTCTGGACTTGCAGCCATCTTGAGCAGCACTTACAGCATTAAGAAGCCTCTTAACGACGCCGTTTACGGGGCCCACGGCGAGTTCATGATGGCTCTCAAATATGTCACCTTGCTTCTCATCTTCTTGTTCTCATTTATGTGCTACTCTATATCAATTAGGTTCATTAACCAAGTTAATTTCTTGATTAATACTCCTCAACATGACCTAATTGCAGCAAAGATACCACCTAGCtatgtgtgtgatttgttgGAGAAAGGGTTCGTTTTAAACACCGTGGCAAATAGGCTTTTTTATTCTGCCCTTCCAATTTTGCTTTGGATTTTTGGGCCTATCCTAGTTTTTCTTTGTTCAGTCGCCTTGATTCCTGTATTTTACAATATAGATATCGTGTTTGAGTCTAACATGGGAAAGGGGGATCATGAGATGATGAATGGAGATTTCTTTTCtgtttga
- the LOC110783910 gene encoding protein SMALL AUXIN UP-REGULATED RNA 9: MDSSKQSNKISDIVRLKQMLKKWRKQAHEAKAANNSNSNNNNNNNSSSSINFLKRTLSFTDLSANNGVPSNNAVPKGFLAVQVGEEMKRFVIPTKYLSHQAFSVLLKEAEEEFGYQKEGVLKIPCEVEVFENILKMVEEKNSSNAKQSLKFSRNDVIVCGSSESQSLSQSHHPPSPMCR, encoded by the exons atggacTCATCCAAACAGTCTAACAAAATTAGTGACATTGTGAGACTCAAACAGATgctcaagaaatggaggaaacAAGCACACGAAGCTAAGGCC GCCAATAACAGCAactccaacaacaacaacaacaacaacagcagcagca GCATTAACTTTCTGAAGAGGACGCTCTCTTTCACCGACCTATCAGCCAACAATGGGGTGCCAAGCAACAACGCCGTACCCAAAGGTTTCTTAGCTGTTCAAGTCGGTGAGGAGATGAAACGCTTTGTCATCCCAACAAAGTACTTGAGTCACCAAGCATTTAGTGTCCTGCTGAAAGAAGCTGAGGAGGAGTTTGGTTACCAGAAAGAAGGTGTTCTGAAGATTCCCTGTGAAGTGGAAGTGTTTGAAAATATCTTGAAGATGGTGGAGGAAAAGAACAGTTCAAATGCCAAACAAAGTCTTAAGTTTAGCAGAAATGATGTGATTGTATGTGGCTCTTCAGAAAGTCAGAGCCTCTCTCAATCTCACCATCCCCCAAGCCCAATGTGCAGATAA